The following are encoded in a window of Drosophila gunungcola strain Sukarami unplaced genomic scaffold, Dgunungcola_SK_2 000084F, whole genome shotgun sequence genomic DNA:
- the LOC128264902 gene encoding arylalkylamine N-acetyltransferase-like 2 → MKNWKPEQEQEQEPCDIEVRQVGEGETEELMAFLLVHYYREEPLTAGTSPPEPEAADKEFLLSNVPSGTCFMALQGGRIVAAVVAGPKDAHEPEHVAEEARKHAGGKWGRILHLLSAVESATDVCRRFNVPSSVHVHALGVDPQMRGRNLGARLMEAVAQRARDLGHLLVSVDCTSVYSARLVQRLGYQLVNTLRYVDHLDASGEQVIRPPPPHESVQTFVLHL, encoded by the coding sequence atgaaaaactgGAAACcggaacaggaacaggaacaggaaccGTGTGACATAGAGGTGCGGCAGGTGGGCGAAGGGGAAACGGAGGAGCTAATGGCCTTCCTGCTGGTCCACTACTACCGCGAGGAGCCACTCACGGCGGGCACCAGTCCACCGGAACCGGAGGCGGCGGACAAGGAGTTCCTGCTGTCCAACGTGCCCTCTGGCACCTGCTTCATGGCGCTACAGGGCGGCAGGATAGTGGCTGCCGTGGTGGCCGGACCCAAGGACGCCCATGAACCGGAGCATGTGGCCGAGGAGGCCAGGAAGCATGCCGGCGGCAAGTGGGGACGAATCCTCCACCTTCTCTCCGCCGTGGAGAGTGCCACCGATGTGTGCCGGCGCTTCAATGTTCCCAGCTCCGTGCATGTCCATGCCCTGGGTGTGGATCCCCAGATGCGGGGTCGCAACCTCGGTGCCCGTCTCATGGAGGCCGTTGCCCAGCGCGCCCGGGATCTGGGCCACCTGCTCGTCTCCGTCGACTGCACCAGTGTCTACTCCGCCCGGTTGGTGCAGCGCCTGGGCTACCAGCTCGTCAACACCCTGCGGTATGTGGATCACCTGGACGCCAGTGGAGAGCAGGTCATCCGTCCACCGCCGCCACACGAAAGTGTCCAGACCTTCGTGCTGCACCTCTAG